CCGGTGCTCGGCCTCCCCCTGCAGCAGCTCGTCGCGATGAGCCAGGGCCAGCTCCCCCAGTCGGTCGTCGACGACCTCGTCCGCGCGGCCAACGGCGGCGAGATCCCCGAAGACGACGCCTCCGAGGGCTGGACCGAGAAGCCCACCGCCGGTCGCTTCGCCGGGAAGACCGTGATCGTCACCGGCGCCGCCTCCGGGATCGGCAAGGCCACCGCCGCGCGCATCGCCCGCGAAGGCGGACGCGTGATCGCCAGCGACATCGCCGCCGAGAAGCTCGACGCCCTCAAGACCGAACTTCCGGACGCCGACATCGTCACGGTCGCGGGCGACCTCACGACGCAGGACGCGATCGACGCCGTCCTCGCTGCCGCCGGCGACCGCATCGACGGTCTCGCCAACGTCGCCGGCATCAACGACGACTTCTCGCCCGCTGGCGAGACCCCCGACGCCGTCTGGGACCGCGTGATCGCGATCAACCTGACCGCTCCGTTCAAGCTCATGCGCGCGGTCATCCCCGTCATGGAGGCGGCCGGTCGCGGCGCGATCCTGAACGTCTCGAGCGAGGCGGGCCTGCGCGGCAACGCCTCGGGCAACGCCTACACGGCCAGCAAACACGGCATCATCGGCGTCACCAAGTCCGCAGCCTTCATGTACGGGCCGAAGGGCATCCGCGTGAACTCCGTGGCCCCGGGCGGCGTCGCGACCGGCATCCCGATGCCCCCGCACATGTCCGAGTACGGCTCCGGCCGGCTCGCCCCGTTCCAGCAGGCCATCCCGACTGTGGCGACGGCCGAGCACCTCGCGGCATCCATCACTTTCCTGCTGTCGGACGATGCCGTGAACATCAACGGCGCGATCCTCGCCTCGGACGGCGGATGGTCGGTGCAGTAAACCGCACCCGCGAGACCGACGCCCCCGCCGACCCGAACGGCGGGGGCGTTTCGCGTCTGGGCTAGGAGGAGCGCCTCGTCGTGAGCACCGCGGCAGTGAGAGCCGTCGCGATCAGACCGAGCAGTCCGACGCTGAGCAGCACGAGGCCGGCGGGCCAGACGGCGAGCATGACGATGTCATACATGTCATCGCCGAGCGAGTTCCACTGCTCGATCGTCCCGGTGTTCGTGAGCGCGATACCGACGATCGTCGCGATCAGCGGGAGTCCCACCGCAACCGTCCACGACCAGCGGCGGATGATCGTCCGCTGCGCTTCCTCCGCCGAGACGGTCGCTGCATCACCCTGTGTCGCTTCCATGCCTGCACCCTATCGGGGGCGGTCAGAGCACGCGCTCGCCGGTGACCTCACGCGGACGATCGCGCTCCACCACCATCCGAACCACCGTCCCGACCACTGCGATCACGAGAGCCACGACCACCGGCAGCCACACCTCCGCGAGCACCATCGGGAACAACTGCACCGAGACCCGTGCCATCTCTGCGACATCACCGTCGAGCACCCGCATCCCGAGCCCGTACTGGATAGCCGTGAACAGCGCGGGCACCAGCCACAGCGACAGCAGCGCCACCACCCACACCACGATCCG
Above is a window of Microbacterium aurugineum DNA encoding:
- a CDS encoding SDR family NAD(P)-dependent oxidoreductase, whose translation is MALTAHSTIGDWMNDPTGGPLIRGLFEKTGADPELLTPVLGLPLQQLVAMSQGQLPQSVVDDLVRAANGGEIPEDDASEGWTEKPTAGRFAGKTVIVTGAASGIGKATAARIAREGGRVIASDIAAEKLDALKTELPDADIVTVAGDLTTQDAIDAVLAAAGDRIDGLANVAGINDDFSPAGETPDAVWDRVIAINLTAPFKLMRAVIPVMEAAGRGAILNVSSEAGLRGNASGNAYTASKHGIIGVTKSAAFMYGPKGIRVNSVAPGGVATGIPMPPHMSEYGSGRLAPFQQAIPTVATAEHLAASITFLLSDDAVNINGAILASDGGWSVQ